One genomic region from uncultured Subdoligranulum sp. encodes:
- a CDS encoding DUF4179 domain-containing protein: MGKEQDLMHLLDSLATEDTPLTDTEMDRLTRQVLGRTQTKTKPASHARRKGKWPVWSKAFAGAAACVVLLAGVNGINPAWAEDLPVLGNVFAYINGLPKGYLQSEQLGEYAQPAQIQADSDADAPDESSTPEPARQPIQLTLSQIYCDGLYLRLGLTLTAEDDSLADFEVVTIDPPLLWEDTTQAEANTLYGGVTLNGEAVGGDLLPCFRKQDAHTFVCEMDYNLQDYTGSLKNMQASLTLSNLVGVKGTTGAVDDEEKTPLAGSYTLSFTVSADGTLTREGQIEGGEQNHVSLIGVQATPGETRIQYSVNGPLPDNATPAMRLFAVQDGNLTKLQPASGSIQNGEGQSETVYTDYFDAVPEGVTELQAEVLDKNARTEVILAQWTITLPQ, translated from the coding sequence ATGGGTAAAGAACAAGATCTGATGCATCTGCTGGACAGTCTGGCTACCGAGGATACACCGCTGACCGATACGGAGATGGACCGCCTGACCCGTCAGGTTCTGGGCCGAACACAGACAAAAACAAAACCAGCAAGCCACGCCCGGCGCAAAGGAAAGTGGCCAGTGTGGAGCAAGGCCTTTGCAGGGGCAGCGGCCTGCGTGGTGCTGCTGGCGGGGGTCAACGGGATCAACCCTGCGTGGGCGGAAGACCTGCCGGTGCTGGGCAATGTGTTTGCCTATATCAACGGCTTGCCCAAGGGGTACCTGCAGAGTGAACAGCTTGGGGAGTATGCCCAACCGGCACAGATTCAGGCGGATTCCGATGCCGATGCCCCGGATGAATCTTCCACTCCGGAGCCGGCGAGGCAACCCATCCAGTTGACGCTGAGCCAGATCTATTGCGATGGGCTGTATCTGCGCCTGGGGCTGACACTGACGGCCGAGGATGATAGCCTGGCGGATTTTGAGGTGGTGACCATTGATCCGCCGCTGCTCTGGGAGGACACCACCCAGGCGGAGGCCAACACCCTGTATGGCGGGGTGACACTGAACGGGGAAGCGGTCGGCGGCGATCTGCTGCCTTGTTTCCGCAAGCAGGATGCCCATACCTTCGTGTGCGAGATGGATTACAATCTGCAGGATTACACGGGGAGCCTCAAAAATATGCAGGCCTCGCTGACGCTGTCCAACCTGGTAGGGGTAAAAGGGACCACGGGTGCCGTGGACGACGAAGAAAAGACGCCGCTGGCGGGAAGCTACACGCTGTCCTTTACGGTTTCGGCTGACGGCACACTCACCCGGGAAGGACAGATCGAAGGCGGCGAGCAGAATCATGTCAGCCTGATCGGTGTACAAGCTACGCCGGGTGAAACGCGGATCCAATACTCCGTGAATGGACCGCTGCCCGATAACGCCACGCCGGCGATGCGCCTTTTTGCGGTACAGGATGGCAATCTTACCAAACTGCAGCCGGCAAGCGGCAGTATACAGAACGGGGAGGGGCAGTCTGAAACGGTGTATACGGATTATTTTGATGCAGTGCCGGAAGGTGTCACTGAACTGCAGGCCGAGGTGCTGGACAAAAATGCCAGGACAGAAGTGATCCTGGCCCAGTGGACCATCACGCTGCCGCAATAA
- a CDS encoding HD domain-containing protein, with protein MEDYHAQFVEIYNKNITRPGADRLLNWLETTDFFTAPASTRFHGACEYGLVMHSINVYHAMMQHFFTEGENAESYAICGLLHDLCKANFYKVSTRNVKNDATGQWEKVPYYQVADQLPYGHGEKSVYLIEHFMRLKTAEAVAIRWHMGGFDDAVRGGSFAVSDAYNSYPLAVKLHIADLTATYLMEQGTSNVENGHPKSK; from the coding sequence ATGGAAGACTACCACGCTCAGTTTGTGGAGATCTACAATAAAAATATCACCCGCCCCGGTGCCGACCGTCTGCTGAACTGGCTGGAAACCACGGATTTCTTTACGGCGCCGGCCTCCACCCGTTTTCACGGTGCCTGCGAATACGGCCTGGTGATGCACAGCATCAACGTCTACCATGCCATGATGCAGCACTTTTTCACCGAAGGCGAAAACGCGGAAAGCTACGCCATCTGTGGGCTGCTGCATGATCTGTGCAAGGCGAACTTTTACAAGGTCAGCACCCGCAACGTGAAAAACGACGCCACCGGCCAGTGGGAGAAAGTCCCCTACTATCAGGTGGCTGACCAGCTGCCCTACGGGCACGGCGAAAAGAGCGTCTACCTCATTGAGCATTTCATGCGGCTGAAAACCGCCGAGGCGGTGGCCATCCGCTGGCACATGGGCGGCTTTGACGACGCGGTGCGAGGCGGCAGTTTTGCCGTCAGCGATGCCTACAACAGCTACCCGCTGGCCGTCAAGCTGCACATTGCCGACCTGACCGCCACCTATCTGATGGAACAGGGCACCAGCAACGTGGAAAACGGCCACCCCAAATCCAAATAA
- a CDS encoding YdbC family protein: MAEFTYEITERIAVLSTNARGWERQLNMISWNGNAPKYDIRDWSPDGSRMAKGISLTAEELKTLRDILNDMEL, encoded by the coding sequence ATGGCAGAATTCACTTATGAAATCACCGAGCGCATTGCGGTGCTCTCCACCAACGCACGCGGCTGGGAACGCCAGCTGAACATGATCAGCTGGAACGGCAACGCGCCCAAGTATGATATCCGCGACTGGTCTCCCGACGGCAGCCGCATGGCCAAGGGCATCAGCCTGACCGCCGAGGAACTGAAAACGCTGCGGGATATTCTCAACGATATGGAACTGTGA
- a CDS encoding class B sortase produces the protein MSRRYRRLRGDTAYYPFAARTGLRARQRRHARWLRLGGAAALALAAALLLRQTVFHGGQPEPPAPVATSSVAATTETGRVTVAPLAATRDALARADEEGVPTTPETAPTPAPGQSDQVLPQYRALYEQNADMIGWLRIGGTDIDLPVVQTPGDNEHYLRRGFDGLYSTGGTLFLDEQCSIDPDAPTANWLVYGHNMADGSMFGELTRYRDKAFWQAHPTFTFDTLYETGTWQVVAALDTTLGADALPYYTFFDADTKLEWEQRVNAILELSLYDTGVTPEYGQQLLTLSTCGNTTPATDTRFALLAVRVGD, from the coding sequence TTGTCCAGACGATACCGCAGACTGCGCGGCGACACCGCCTACTACCCCTTTGCCGCCCGCACCGGGCTGCGCGCCCGGCAGCGGCGTCACGCACGATGGCTGCGGCTGGGCGGTGCGGCGGCGCTGGCGCTGGCCGCCGCCCTGCTGCTGCGGCAGACTGTATTTCACGGTGGTCAGCCGGAACCGCCCGCCCCGGTGGCAACCAGTTCCGTGGCAGCCACCACAGAAACCGGCCGGGTCACAGTAGCCCCGCTGGCCGCCACCCGGGATGCCCTGGCCCGCGCCGATGAGGAGGGTGTCCCCACCACGCCGGAAACCGCCCCTACCCCTGCCCCCGGGCAGTCTGACCAGGTCCTGCCCCAGTACCGCGCCCTGTACGAGCAGAATGCCGATATGATCGGCTGGCTGCGCATCGGCGGGACGGACATCGACCTGCCTGTTGTCCAGACGCCCGGCGACAATGAACATTATCTGCGCCGGGGATTCGACGGGCTGTATTCCACCGGCGGCACGCTCTTTCTGGATGAGCAGTGCTCCATCGACCCCGACGCCCCCACCGCCAACTGGCTGGTCTACGGGCACAATATGGCCGACGGCTCGATGTTCGGGGAACTGACCCGCTACCGCGACAAGGCGTTCTGGCAGGCCCACCCTACCTTTACCTTTGATACCCTGTACGAGACCGGCACCTGGCAGGTGGTGGCCGCGCTGGATACCACGCTGGGAGCCGATGCCCTGCCCTACTACACCTTCTTCGACGCCGACACCAAGCTGGAATGGGAACAGCGGGTAAATGCCATTCTGGAGTTGTCGCTCTATGACACCGGCGTCACGCCGGAATACGGGCAGCAGCTTCTGACGCTGTCCACCTGCGGCAACACCACCCCCGCCACCGACACCCGCTTTGCTCTGCTGGCGGTGCGCGTTGGCGATTGA
- the rfbA gene encoding glucose-1-phosphate thymidylyltransferase RfbA — translation MKGIILAGGAGTRLYPLTMVTSKQLLPVYDKPMIYYPLSTLMLAGIQDILIISTPTDTPRFEALLGDGSQYGLHLQYKVQPSPDGLAQAFLLGEEFIDGDCCAMVLGDNIFYGAGFSKRLKAAAANAEAGRSTVFGYYVNDPERFGVVSFDKEGRATSIEEKPEHPKSNYAVTGLYFYNKDVVEMAKQVKPSARGELEITTLNAMYLAQGKLDVQLLGRGYAWLDTGTMDSLVEAATFVQTVEQRQGIKISAPEEIAYKYGWISKEKLLESAARYGKSPYGKHLKNVADDKLLY, via the coding sequence ATGAAAGGGATTATCCTTGCCGGTGGTGCCGGCACCAGACTCTACCCGTTGACGATGGTCACCTCCAAACAGCTGCTGCCTGTGTATGATAAGCCGATGATCTACTATCCGCTGTCGACGCTGATGCTGGCAGGCATTCAGGATATTTTGATCATCTCCACCCCCACCGACACCCCGCGCTTTGAAGCCCTGCTGGGCGACGGCAGTCAGTACGGCCTGCATCTGCAGTACAAGGTCCAGCCGAGCCCTGACGGTCTGGCCCAGGCGTTCCTGCTGGGGGAGGAATTCATCGACGGCGATTGCTGCGCGATGGTTCTGGGCGACAACATTTTCTACGGCGCCGGATTCTCCAAGCGGCTGAAAGCGGCCGCTGCCAACGCGGAGGCGGGCCGCAGCACGGTGTTCGGCTACTATGTCAATGACCCCGAGCGTTTCGGCGTGGTCTCCTTTGACAAGGAGGGCCGTGCCACCTCCATCGAGGAAAAGCCTGAGCATCCCAAGAGCAACTATGCGGTCACCGGCCTGTATTTCTATAATAAAGATGTGGTGGAGATGGCCAAGCAGGTCAAGCCCAGCGCCCGCGGGGAGCTGGAGATCACCACGCTGAACGCCATGTACCTGGCCCAGGGCAAGCTGGACGTGCAGCTGCTGGGCCGCGGCTATGCCTGGCTGGATACCGGCACGATGGATTCCCTGGTGGAGGCGGCCACCTTTGTGCAGACCGTCGAGCAGCGCCAGGGCATCAAGATTTCCGCCCCTGAGGAGATTGCCTACAAGTACGGCTGGATCAGCAAGGAAAAACTGCTGGAGAGCGCCGCACGGTACGGTAAGTCTCCCTACGGCAAGCATCTGAAAAATGTTGCCGATGACAAGCTGCTGTATTGA
- the rfbD gene encoding dTDP-4-dehydrorhamnose reductase — protein sequence MKILITGCRGQLGTELQHQLAEEGCVLGPLPERLRKATVIPVDVDELDITDREATINYIRRHQPDTVINCAAFTNVNGCETSRDAAFNVNAIGPRNLALACDKVNARLIHISTDYVFSGAPTGGVALDECAVPAPISAYGQTKLLGEQYVERFCRRHIIVRTAWLYSYYGKNFVKTMVNLGKTHEKITVVNDQLGNPTNAVDLAYHILKLAVSHDYGIYHCTGNGICSWADFAAAIMKGAGLPCKVIPCTSAEYAAAHPESANRPEWSALDNRMLRCTVGDEMRDWQDALKDFFANWNGE from the coding sequence ATGAAGATTTTGATTACCGGGTGCCGCGGTCAGCTGGGCACCGAACTGCAGCATCAGCTGGCGGAGGAAGGCTGCGTACTGGGCCCTCTGCCGGAACGGCTGCGCAAAGCCACGGTGATTCCCGTGGACGTGGATGAACTGGACATCACCGACCGGGAAGCCACCATCAACTATATCCGCCGCCATCAGCCCGACACGGTCATCAACTGTGCGGCGTTCACCAACGTGAACGGCTGCGAAACGTCCCGGGATGCGGCGTTCAACGTCAATGCCATCGGCCCGCGCAACCTGGCGCTGGCCTGTGACAAGGTCAATGCCCGACTGATCCATATTTCCACAGACTATGTGTTCTCGGGGGCGCCCACCGGCGGTGTGGCACTGGACGAGTGCGCTGTGCCGGCGCCCATCTCGGCCTACGGCCAGACCAAACTGCTGGGCGAGCAGTATGTGGAGCGGTTCTGCCGCCGGCATATCATTGTACGCACGGCATGGCTCTACAGCTACTACGGCAAGAACTTCGTCAAGACGATGGTGAATCTGGGCAAGACCCATGAGAAGATCACCGTGGTGAACGACCAGCTGGGCAACCCCACCAACGCGGTGGATCTTGCCTACCATATCCTCAAGCTGGCGGTCAGCCACGATTACGGCATCTACCACTGCACCGGCAATGGCATCTGCAGCTGGGCGGATTTCGCGGCGGCCATCATGAAGGGCGCCGGTCTTCCCTGCAAGGTAATTCCCTGCACCAGCGCCGAGTATGCCGCCGCCCACCCGGAGAGCGCCAACCGTCCCGAGTGGAGCGCGCTGGATAACCGCATGCTGCGCTGCACGGTGGGGGACGAGATGCGCGACTGGCAGGATGCCCTGAAGGATTTTTTTGCAAACTGGAACGGAGAATAA